In a single window of the Flavivirga spongiicola genome:
- a CDS encoding RNA polymerase sigma factor — MPRDEKNISDKIDHLFRYEYGKLVSVLTKTFGTSNIELAEDVVQEAMLEALNKWTYSGVPENPVGWIYRVAKFKAVNILNKEKYKRQYASNVVHHLQSEWTLEPALEHIFTDKEIADDQLRMIFTCCHPSISSDSQIALTLKTLCGFSIPEIAKAFLTNEENINKRLVRARKTIKDADIPFLVPVGKELEERLSNVLETIYLLFNEGYNSTSGDSMIRFELCEEAIRLAEIIASNPTIKSSNTYALLALMTFNTSRFNSRIDEFDNLLDLEHQERNKWDNELIKKGLYYLEFAATQDEVSIYHILATISAHHCTALTYESTDWIGILSLYDMLIEIDKSPIILLNRAVVLSKTGSPKKALKQLTKIKDNPAFRSYIPYYTTKAELHFQNNAPKMAIKTLNELLKLPFDEKFKPLINNKLRKYSERN; from the coding sequence ATGAATACGGTAAACTTGTTTCTGTATTGACTAAAACTTTCGGGACTTCAAATATTGAACTTGCCGAGGATGTTGTACAGGAAGCGATGCTTGAAGCACTAAATAAATGGACTTATAGCGGCGTACCTGAAAACCCGGTTGGATGGATTTACAGAGTTGCAAAATTCAAAGCAGTAAATATCCTGAATAAGGAAAAGTACAAAAGGCAATATGCTTCTAATGTTGTGCATCACTTGCAATCGGAATGGACTTTAGAACCTGCTTTAGAACATATTTTTACTGACAAAGAAATAGCAGACGATCAATTACGAATGATTTTTACATGTTGTCATCCATCTATTTCATCAGATTCGCAAATCGCCTTAACGCTTAAAACACTTTGCGGGTTTAGTATTCCCGAAATTGCAAAAGCATTTTTAACTAACGAAGAAAACATCAACAAACGATTAGTAAGAGCAAGAAAAACCATAAAAGATGCAGATATTCCTTTTTTAGTACCTGTTGGAAAGGAACTTGAAGAACGGTTATCAAATGTTCTTGAAACCATTTATTTATTGTTCAATGAAGGCTACAATTCAACATCGGGAGATAGTATGATTCGTTTTGAGTTATGTGAAGAAGCTATTCGACTTGCTGAAATTATTGCATCCAATCCAACTATAAAATCTTCCAATACATATGCCTTATTAGCATTGATGACCTTTAATACATCTCGATTCAATTCGAGAATTGACGAATTTGATAATCTATTGGATTTAGAGCATCAGGAAAGAAACAAATGGGATAACGAATTGATAAAAAAAGGACTCTATTATTTAGAGTTTGCCGCGACACAAGATGAGGTTTCTATTTATCATATACTAGCCACTATTTCTGCGCATCATTGTACGGCATTGACTTATGAATCTACAGACTGGATAGGCATTTTATCTTTGTATGACATGCTTATTGAAATAGATAAATCGCCAATTATCTTACTCAATCGTGCGGTTGTTCTTTCTAAAACTGGTAGTCCAAAGAAAGCACTTAAGCAACTCACTAAAATAAAAGATAACCCAGCATTCCGTTCTTATATACCATATTATACAACAAAGGCAGAACTTCATTTTCAAAATAACGCTCCGAAAATGGCCATTAAAACCTTAAATGAGCTATTAAAATTACCTTTCGATGAAAAATTTAAACCACTTATAAACAATAAATTAAGGAAGTATTCTGAAAGAAATTAA
- a CDS encoding YciI family protein, which produces MIFIKTKGDHLAELSPEEQQAHVQKIGKYIGGLMESGKLKGAQPLEMDGAIIHGNKGVFKDGPFNESKEVIVGYFHIVAENLEEAIEIAKANPMFDDAEATIEVRPIKQMDGIN; this is translated from the coding sequence ATGATTTTTATCAAAACAAAAGGAGACCATTTAGCAGAACTTTCTCCAGAAGAACAACAAGCCCACGTCCAAAAAATTGGAAAATATATCGGAGGGCTTATGGAATCCGGAAAATTGAAAGGCGCACAACCTTTGGAAATGGACGGAGCAATTATTCATGGAAATAAAGGCGTTTTTAAAGATGGCCCATTTAACGAATCGAAAGAAGTAATCGTTGGATACTTCCACATTGTGGCCGAAAACCTAGAAGAAGCCATTGAAATTGCAAAAGCAAACCCCATGTTTGATGATGCAGAAGCGACCATTGAGGTTAGACCTATTAAGCAAATGGACGGTATCAACTAA
- a CDS encoding YHS domain-containing (seleno)protein — protein MKKRTKIILVLFVVIITLVFTVAKVKRISPLSWGDKGVNKPMFSNQAINGYDAVTYFIENKAVLGNETYSYNWKNADWNFSSEENKNLFIGNPGKYAPQYGGYCAFAVSKGFTANTNPNSFEVIDGKLYLFDGEGVKADWKENLKENLQKCETNWKKY, from the coding sequence ATGAAAAAGAGAACAAAAATAATACTCGTATTGTTCGTAGTAATAATTACATTGGTTTTTACAGTTGCAAAGGTAAAACGCATATCTCCACTATCTTGGGGAGATAAAGGAGTTAATAAACCTATGTTTTCAAATCAAGCCATAAATGGCTATGATGCCGTGACCTATTTTATAGAGAACAAAGCTGTACTTGGCAATGAAACGTATTCATATAACTGGAAAAATGCTGATTGGAATTTTTCATCAGAAGAAAACAAGAATTTGTTTATTGGAAACCCTGGGAAATATGCCCCACAGTATGGAGGTTATTGTGCCTTTGCAGTAAGTAAAGGGTTTACTGCGAATACTAATCCTAACTCTTTTGAGGTTATAGACGGTAAACTATATCTTTTTGATGGTGAAGGCGTAAAAGCAGATTGGAAAGAAAATCTAAAAGAAAATTTACAGAAATGTGAAACGAACTGGAAGAAATACTAA
- a CDS encoding GNAT family N-acetyltransferase translates to MIEVKKYSELLEQTKDKLNAFIKGEFGHIPIVNEMEWAIPDWTIIFYENDQIATFYNIIETHIRIDNKIFKVAGINNVITPKKFRKKGYASKTLEATEDLIFDDLNCEMGVLLCADNLIPFYEKLNWYKVDCPVYFEQSTGEKLWKANTMLLSKKEKMNPQRIKLKGLPW, encoded by the coding sequence ATGATTGAGGTAAAGAAATATTCTGAATTATTAGAACAAACTAAAGACAAGTTAAATGCATTTATCAAAGGTGAGTTTGGACATATTCCCATTGTAAATGAAATGGAATGGGCAATTCCGGATTGGACAATTATCTTTTATGAAAATGACCAAATTGCGACTTTCTACAATATTATCGAAACCCATATTAGGATTGATAATAAGATATTCAAAGTTGCTGGTATAAATAATGTCATAACACCGAAGAAATTTCGAAAAAAGGGATACGCATCTAAAACGTTAGAGGCTACAGAAGATCTAATTTTTGATGATTTGAACTGTGAAATGGGAGTCTTGCTTTGTGCTGACAATTTGATTCCCTTTTATGAAAAATTAAATTGGTACAAAGTAGATTGTCCAGTTTATTTTGAACAATCAACAGGAGAAAAATTATGGAAGGCAAATACGATGTTATTATCGAAAAAGGAAAAAATGAATCCTCAAAGGATTAAATTAAAAGGGTTGCCTTGGTAA